The Lentimicrobium sp. L6 nucleotide sequence ATACAGGTGATATTGTAAAAGCTTTAGCGGCTGGTGGTCACACCGTTATGGCTGGCTCATTGTTCGCTGGAGTCGATGAGTCTCCAGGAGAAACCATCATTTACGAAGGAAGAAAATACAAGTCATACCGTGGGATGGGTTCATTAGAGGCCATGCAAAAAGGTAGTAAAGATCGTTACTTCCAAGATATGGAAGACGATATTAGTAAATTGGTTCCAGAAGGAATTACTGGACGTGTGGCTTATAAAGGCACTTTATCAGAAGTTATTCATCAAATAGTTGGAGGATTAAGAGCAGGTATGGGATATACTGGTTCATCGGATATTAGTGACCTTCATAAAGCACAGTTTACTAAAATCACAGCCGCTGGGGTAGCTGAAAGCCATCCTCATGATGTTTCCATTACTCGTGAAGCTCCTAATTACAGTAGATCATAATTCATTTATCCAATCATAAAGTCAAAACAATTAAAAAATGAAATTCTTTAAATCTTTATTGTTAAGCTTAGTTGCTGTTCTTATCGTATCTCAAGTACAGTCGCAAAATGCAGAAAAAACCTTAATGACCGTTGGTGAGGAAGCCATCACTGTTGAGGAATTTTGGAATATCTATCAGAAAAACAACACTGATAAATCAATAGACAAAAAATCTGTAGATGAATATCTTGACCTCTATGTTAACTTCCGATTAAAAGTAAACGAAGCCAAATCCATGAAAAAAGATACGGTTCCTTCTTTTATTAAAGAGCTTGAAGGTTATAGAGATCAGTTGGCAAAGCCTTATTTGGTTGATGAGGATATCAATGAGGAATTAATGACGGAAGCTTATGACCGCATGCAAAAAGATGTGAGAGTAAGCCACATCTTATTATTTCTTGATGAGGATGCCTTACCAAAGGATACTTTGAAAATCTATAATAAAATTGATAAAATCAGAGCAGAAATTGAATCTGGCGAAATTAGTTTTGCGGATGCTGCAGTTAAATATTCTGATGATCGTTCTGCTAGAGATATGCCTGCTGAAGGGCGAAGACCAGCAAGAAAGGGGAATCAAGGTGATTTAGGCTATTTTACAGTATTCGATATGGTTTATCCTTTTGAAGTTGCGGCTTATAATATCGGTATTGATGAAATGTCAGCTCCAACTCGTTCTCGCTTTGGATACCATTTGATTTATAAAACAGATGAAATACCAGCGATAGGAAAAGCTCAAGTAGCTCATATTTTCATTAAAAGTATGGAGGGTGACACTGCAGTTGATCCAGTGGAAGCTAAGAAGAATGTAGAAGCTATTTATGCTAGATTTTTAGCGGGTGAGTCTTTCGAAGATTTAGTGAAGACCATGTCTGATGATAAAGGTTCTGCAGTTAAAGGTGGGGAACTACCCATGTTTGGTGCAAATCGTATGGTTCCTGTTTTTATTAAGCAAGTTTCAGAATTTGATAGCATAGGGCAAGTTTCTGCCCCTATACAGACCATGTATGGCTGGCATATTGTGAAATTCTTAGACCAAAAACCCATTGGTTCTTTCGAAAGTGTTAAAAGTGAAATCAAAGACAGATTGAAGAAAGATGTAAGAAGCGAAAAAGGACGTCAGTCTAAAATTGCTCAAGTGAAAAAAGAGGAAGGTTTTAAAGAAAACCCTGCTGCTTTAAAGGAGCTCACCACGCTGCTCGATTCTACTCTGTTGGCTCATAAATACGATGAAGAAAAAGCAAAAGAATTTACCACAGAATTATTCACATTAGCTGATGAATCTTATACCCAGTATGATTTAGTGGTTTATATTCAAGCCAGCGGTAAGAAAGCTGCTATTACGGACTTATCTCGTTATATTTATAAGAAATATCAAGATTTCGTTGATGAAACAGTCATTGATTACGAGAACCGTCACTTAGAAGCTAAATATAAAGAGTTTGCTTTATTGATGAATGAATACCGTGATGGTATCTTATTATTCGATTTGATGGATGAGAAAGTTTGGTCAAAAGCCGTTAAAGATACTACTGGATATGAAGCTTATTTCAACGAACACCGCAACGATTATATGTGGGACAAACGAGTGGATGCTGCTACTTTTACTTTTACCAATCCAGAAGCATTTAGTACAGTCCAAGCTCTGGTTCAGTTAAATAAAACTGATTTAGATATTTTAGGTGAATTACAAAACGACAGCTTGAACGTAGTAAAATACGAGCGTGAAAAGTATTTAAAAGGCGACAATGCTGATATTGATAATGTAAAATGGAAAACGGGTTCATATGAAGTGATTAAGAACGAAGCAGGAACTCCATTGGCTTTAATCAGAATTCATGAGAAATTAAAACCCATGCAAAAAGAATTATCAGAGTGCAGAGGTATGGTGATTTCTGATTATCAAAATGAATTAGAAAAGCGGTGGATAGTAGAATTAAAAGCAAAATATCCTGTGATTATCGATAAGGAGGTTTTAAAAGATTTAAAGTCTAATGGACTTGTAAAATAATACTTAATAGCGAGCCCAAAGTTGAGCGTAGCGTTTCAAGAACCTCCTCTACTTTGGGTTTACTTATGATGAAAAAATGGACTCAAATATCACTTATTTTATTGCTGCTCATGTCTTCATTTGCTTGCAAGAGACATCTGTATTCCGATAAAGAAACAGTATTGGCCAGAGTGGGTGAAAGTTATTTGTATCTTTCTGAATTATCTGAAAATATTCCTAGAAATATTAACAATACAGATAGTATTCAAATGCTTAATAGCCTTGTTGACAACTGGGTGAGAAAAGAATTATTATTGCAACATGCCGATAAAAACTTACCTGATAGCTTAAAAGATTTCTCAGAACAGTTGAGAATCTATGAAAATAGTTTGACTATTTATGAGTTCAAAAAGAAATTGGTGAATCAAAGGTTAGATACTGTGGTTGAAACTAAGGAGATTGAAAAATATTATGAGGATCATTTAAAAGATTTTCAGTTGAAAGACAATATTCTTCAGTTTGCATTTATTCAGATTCCTATTCAATCAGATTCAGTAGATCAGGCTAAGGAGTATATTCAAAATATCGCAGATACTGCTCTTGATAGAAGTAGAGTTGAAGTGTTTTGCCAAAACAATGCCATTGATTATTACTTGAACGATGAACATTGGATATCTTTCAATGAACTCATTAAAAGAGTTCCTATCGAGACCTATAACCAAGAACTCTTTTTGGAGAATAATAAGTTTATAGAAATAAAAGACCATCCCTATTGGTATTTTGCCAATTTGCGAGATTTTAAAATAAAAGAAGATGTGAGCCCTTTAAATTTTGAAAAGGATCACATACGAAATATTATTCTTAACCGAAGAAAGTTGAATATGTTGAATAGCTTAGAAAACGATATATACGAAGAAGCTACTCGACAACAACAATTCGAAATATACTAAATATGATACAAAAAAACGTGCTTAGATACTTTTGGTTACTAGCAGGTGGATTATTCCTCCTTACTGCTCAAGCTCAAGAACAGACTGAAATTACGAAATTTGAAGATGATAAAATTCTAGATCAGGTAGTGGCTGTAGTTGGAAAAAATATCATCCTGAAATCGGATATTGAAACTCAGTATTTGCAATATAGAATGCAGGGTTTTATTGAGGGCAATAGCAGAACCATTAAGTGCGATATTTTAAAAGATCTTATCTTCCAGAACTTATTGCTTAATCAAGCCGATGTGGATAGTATTGTGGTTGGTGAAAGCCAAGTTGACCAAGAGCTTGATCGTCGTTTTCGTTATTTTATTTCTCAGTTTGGCTCTAAAGAAAAGCTAGAGGAATACTATGATAAATCTGTTGATGAGTTTAAAGATGAGATGCGTGTAGTAATTAAAAAGCAGCTGATACAGCAAAGTGTACAAGGTGAAATTGTTAGTAATGTGGGCATCACTCCAAAAGAAGTAAAAGCTTATTATAAGGAAATTCCTCAGGATAGTCTTCCACTCATCAATACCGAGTATTTTGTAGCCGAATTGGTGAAGGAACCCCAAATTACTGCGGTGGAAAAATTGGCTGTAAAAGAAAGACTTTTAGAACTCCGTAAGAGAATTTTAAAAGGAGAAAGTTTTGCCACTTTAGCTATCCTATATTCTGAAGACCCAGGCTCAGCAAAGAAAGGTGGGGAACTAGGAATGTATGGTAAAGGTGAATTGTACCCGGAATTTGAAGATGTAGCTTTTAATTTAAAGGAAGGTGAAATTAGTGGTATTGTGGAAACTGAGGCTGGATTTCATGTGATTCAAATGATTGAAAATCAAAAAGACTTTGTGAACGTTCGCCATATATTATTGCGCCCAAAGGTTACGCCTTATCAAATTCAAGAAACTGTAAGCTATTTAGACAGTATTTATAACCTGATTCAGGACAGTACTTATACTTTCGCACAAGCTGTTAAACTGTTTTCAGATAACCCAAACAAAATTAGTGGAGGATATTTAATCAATCCACAAACAGGAAATAATATGTTTCAAGCTGAAGCTTTGGACCCAAAGGTTTTTTATGTGATTGATAAGATGCAAGTGGGTGATGTAAGTAAACCTACATCATATACCAACGAAGATTCAAAAGAAGCCTATCGATTATTACAATTGGTGGAGAAGACACCTCCTCACCGCGCCAATATTGAGCAAGATTACGATAAGATTTATAATATTGCACTCAATCAAAAGCATCAAGCCATACTAGACGAATGGGTGGTTGAACATGCTAAAAAAGCTTATATCAGAATAGTAGATAATTATTCTGACTGTGAATTATATAATGACTTGATGTCCTCAAAGAAATAAACCATGAAAAAATACGCATCAGATGTGGAGGCAGTAGATGCTTTTGCAGAAAAGTATAAGCTTCTTAAAGCAGAGATTTCTAAAGTGATTATTGGTCAAGATGAGGTCGTTCGAGATGTAATTATTTCTGTATTTAGTAAAGGGCATGCCTTATTGGTTGGTGTGCCTGGTTTGGCTAAGACATTATTGGTAAATACGATAGCAGATACATTAGGTTTAAATTATAAAAGGATTCAGTTTACGCCCGATTTAATGCCTTCCGATATTATTGGTTCTGAAATTTTGAATGATAAAAGAGAGTTTAAGTTTATTCAAGGTCCAATTTTCTCCAATATTATTTTAGCGGATGAAATCAATAGAACCCCGCCTAAAACTCAATCGGCGCTTTTAGAAGCCATGCAGGAACAATCAGTTACTGTAGGTAGAACAAGTTATCAGTTGGACAAGCCTTTCTTTGTTCTAGCTACTCAAAACCCCATCGAGCAAGAAGGAACCTATCCACTTCCAGAGGCTCAGCTCGACCGTTTTATGTTTAATATCATCCTTGATTATCCTTCCTACGAAGAAGAAGTACAAGTGGTTAAAGCAACAACTGGATCTCATAAAAACGAAACCAATGAGATTTTAGGAGCAGAAGAAATCCTGTTTTTCCAAGACTTAGTTCGTAAGATTCCTGTTACTGATAACGTATATGATTACGCCGTAAAGTTGGTGGCTAAAACTCGTCCGAATACTCCAATGGCCCACCAAATTACCAACGACTATTTAAGTTGGGGTGCAGGGCCGCGAGCTTCACAATATTTAATTATCGGAGCAAAGTGCCATGCTGCCATTAACGGGAAATACGCCCCAGATATTGAGGATGTTAAAGCCGTAGCTCCTCAGATTCTTCGACATCGCTTAGTCAGAAACTACAAAGCTGTAGCCGAAGGAATTAGTATGGAATTTATTATTTCGGAATTGGGGAAGGCTTAGGAAGGATAAAGGAGGAAGCCTGAAGTCTGAAATTGGAAGCGTGAAGTATGGGATGATAGCCCTTTACGGGATAGCGTCCCTGGTATTTTGTAGAAATTGACATTGAAAACAATACCCAGAAACTAGCACCCAGCACCCACCACTACTTCAAGCGAAAAAGTTGAATGGCTTGTCCAATAATATATTTTGATGTGAGCCAATACTTGTCCAACAATTCTTCTGGTTGTCCTGATTCACCAAAACAGTCTGGCATTCCCATGATCTTCATCTTAACGGGATGGTTTTGACTCACCACCTCAGCCACAGCAGAGCCTAAACCACCATGTATTTGGTGTTCTTCCACCGTAAGAATAGCTCCAGTTTCTCGTGCTGCTTTAATGATGGTTTCTTCATCGAGAGGCTTAATGGTATGCATATTGATAACTCTAGCATTTACACCCTCCTCCTTTAGTTTTTTGACTGCTACTAATGCTTCCCATACCATATGTCCAGTTGCAATAATAGTAATATCATCTCCATCTACTAGGGTTTGAGCTTTCCCAATTTCAAAAGGTAAATCAAAAGAAGTAAAATTAGGAACGGCTTCTCTACCATAACGAATATATACTGGTCCATTGGCTTGTTCAACGGCTGCAGACACCGCCAAATGTGCTTGATTGGCGTCGCATGGGGAAAGCACCGTCATATTTGGTAATACTCTCATAATAGCCAAATCTTCCAATGCTTGATGAGTTGCTCCGTCGGGGCCAACAGAAATACCAGCATGAGCCCCGCCAATAATAGCATGCACATTATTATAACACAAGGAGATTCTAATTTGGTCGGTTGTACGTAATGCAGCAAAAACGGCATAAGTAGCAAAAACAGGGAGCTTTCCACTTAAGGCCAAACCCGCAGCAACACCAATGGCATTTTGCTCAGCAATCCCTAAAGAATAAAATCGTTCTGGAAAAGCATCAGCGAAAAAGTTCATGCAAACCGAAGAGGTGATATCGCTCCCTAATCCAATAATATTTTCTTCTTTTTCAGCAATAGATTTTAATCCCTCCCCAAAACCAAAACGAGTAGCTTTTGAGCCCAAATTTGAATATT carries:
- a CDS encoding peptidylprolyl isomerase codes for the protein MKFFKSLLLSLVAVLIVSQVQSQNAEKTLMTVGEEAITVEEFWNIYQKNNTDKSIDKKSVDEYLDLYVNFRLKVNEAKSMKKDTVPSFIKELEGYRDQLAKPYLVDEDINEELMTEAYDRMQKDVRVSHILLFLDEDALPKDTLKIYNKIDKIRAEIESGEISFADAAVKYSDDRSARDMPAEGRRPARKGNQGDLGYFTVFDMVYPFEVAAYNIGIDEMSAPTRSRFGYHLIYKTDEIPAIGKAQVAHIFIKSMEGDTAVDPVEAKKNVEAIYARFLAGESFEDLVKTMSDDKGSAVKGGELPMFGANRMVPVFIKQVSEFDSIGQVSAPIQTMYGWHIVKFLDQKPIGSFESVKSEIKDRLKKDVRSEKGRQSKIAQVKKEEGFKENPAALKELTTLLDSTLLAHKYDEEKAKEFTTELFTLADESYTQYDLVVYIQASGKKAAITDLSRYIYKKYQDFVDETVIDYENRHLEAKYKEFALLMNEYRDGILLFDLMDEKVWSKAVKDTTGYEAYFNEHRNDYMWDKRVDAATFTFTNPEAFSTVQALVQLNKTDLDILGELQNDSLNVVKYEREKYLKGDNADIDNVKWKTGSYEVIKNEAGTPLALIRIHEKLKPMQKELSECRGMVISDYQNELEKRWIVELKAKYPVIIDKEVLKDLKSNGLVK
- a CDS encoding peptidylprolyl isomerase, yielding MIQKNVLRYFWLLAGGLFLLTAQAQEQTEITKFEDDKILDQVVAVVGKNIILKSDIETQYLQYRMQGFIEGNSRTIKCDILKDLIFQNLLLNQADVDSIVVGESQVDQELDRRFRYFISQFGSKEKLEEYYDKSVDEFKDEMRVVIKKQLIQQSVQGEIVSNVGITPKEVKAYYKEIPQDSLPLINTEYFVAELVKEPQITAVEKLAVKERLLELRKRILKGESFATLAILYSEDPGSAKKGGELGMYGKGELYPEFEDVAFNLKEGEISGIVETEAGFHVIQMIENQKDFVNVRHILLRPKVTPYQIQETVSYLDSIYNLIQDSTYTFAQAVKLFSDNPNKISGGYLINPQTGNNMFQAEALDPKVFYVIDKMQVGDVSKPTSYTNEDSKEAYRLLQLVEKTPPHRANIEQDYDKIYNIALNQKHQAILDEWVVEHAKKAYIRIVDNYSDCELYNDLMSSKK
- a CDS encoding MoxR family ATPase: MKKYASDVEAVDAFAEKYKLLKAEISKVIIGQDEVVRDVIISVFSKGHALLVGVPGLAKTLLVNTIADTLGLNYKRIQFTPDLMPSDIIGSEILNDKREFKFIQGPIFSNIILADEINRTPPKTQSALLEAMQEQSVTVGRTSYQLDKPFFVLATQNPIEQEGTYPLPEAQLDRFMFNIILDYPSYEEEVQVVKATTGSHKNETNEILGAEEILFFQDLVRKIPVTDNVYDYAVKLVAKTRPNTPMAHQITNDYLSWGAGPRASQYLIIGAKCHAAINGKYAPDIEDVKAVAPQILRHRLVRNYKAVAEGISMEFIISELGKA
- a CDS encoding transketolase family protein, with the protein product MKYSNLGSKATRFGFGEGLKSIAEKEENIIGLGSDITSSVCMNFFADAFPERFYSLGIAEQNAIGVAAGLALSGKLPVFATYAVFAALRTTDQIRISLCYNNVHAIIGGAHAGISVGPDGATHQALEDLAIMRVLPNMTVLSPCDANQAHLAVSAAVEQANGPVYIRYGREAVPNFTSFDLPFEIGKAQTLVDGDDITIIATGHMVWEALVAVKKLKEEGVNARVINMHTIKPLDEETIIKAARETGAILTVEEHQIHGGLGSAVAEVVSQNHPVKMKIMGMPDCFGESGQPEELLDKYWLTSKYIIGQAIQLFRLK